cctggtacccctgcacattgactcagtactggtactccctgtatatagccatgttattacctggtacccctgcacattgactcagtactggtactccctgtatatagccatgttattacctggtacccctgcacattgactcagtactggtactccctgtatatagccatgttattacctggtacccctgcacatcatctcagtactggtacttcctgtatataaccatgttattacctggtacttcctgtatatagccatgttattacctggtacttcctgtatataaccatgttattacctggtacttcctgtatataaccatgttattacctggtacttcctgtatatagccatgttattacctggtacttcctgtatatagccatgttatttttgacttgttattgttattcgttattcacagtgtatttattcctcgtgtcactatttctattttattGTTAATTTTCTtcctttatctttaactctgcattgttgtaaAATgacccgtcagtcagcatttcactgttgtttacgaatcatgtgacaattaaaattggatttgatttataTGAATACCCTATATCTCTGTCTTATATTTCAGAGACAGCAGGGCCACACCCAGCGCTTCATCAGGGAGGTGAACACCACCAGCAGGGCCTGTGTTCTGTGGGATCTGGACGAGGAGACAGACTACATTATCCAGGTCCAGTCCATTGGTCTGTATGGAGAGAGTCAGGCCAGCAAGAAGGTCCACTTCAGAACCCTCAAGAAGTCTGACCGCTTCCTTTCCAACAGCTCCAATCAAGGTACAGTCACACTAACCCTTCCCCTAGCCCTATCACTAACCCTCCAACCAAGGTACATTtacactaaccctgacccctaacccttacCATTTCCCACCAACAGCTCCAGCCAAGGTAACCCTAATCCGCTCTGCCTCTTTGTGAAGTTGTTGCGTTTCTGCATGCAGATACAGAATGAGGCAGATACAGACTGAGGTAGAAAGAGGTAGATACAGACTGAGGTAGAATGAGGTAGATACAGACTGAGGTAGAATGAGATAGATACAGACTGAGGTAGAATGAGGTAGATACAGACTGAGGTAGAATGAGATAGTTACAGACTGAGGTAGAATGAGGTAGATACAGACTGAGGTAGAATGAGATAGATACAGACTGAGGTAGAATGAGGTAGATACAGACTGAGGTAGAATGAGGTAGATACAGACTGAGGTAGAATGAGATAGATACAGACTGAGGTAGAATGAGGTAGATACAGACTGAGGTAGAATGAGATAGATACAGACTGAGGTAGAATGAGGTAGATACAGACTGAGGTAGAATGAGATAGATACAGACTGAGGTAGAATGAGATAGATACAGACTGAGGTAGAATGAGATAGATACAGACTGAGGTAGAATGAGGTAGATACAGACTGAGGTAGAATGAGGCAGATACACAATGAGGCAGATACAGAATGAGGTAGATACAGACTGATGTATAATGAGGTAGATACTGACTGAGGTAGAATGAGATAGATACAGACTGAGGTAGAATGAGGTAGATACTGACTGAGGTAGAATGAGATAGAT
Above is a window of Coregonus clupeaformis isolate EN_2021a unplaced genomic scaffold, ASM2061545v1 scaf1837, whole genome shotgun sequence DNA encoding:
- the LOC121549204 gene encoding fibronectin type III domain-containing protein 4 — protein: MSCVLVFVNCVILLLFASDMFLVRANRPPAPVNVSVMHLRADSATVSWEVPEGDVVIGFSISQQRQQGHTQRFIREVNTTSRACVLWDLDEETDYIIQVQSIGLYGESQASKKVHFRTLKKSDRFLSNSSNQ